From the genome of Blautia pseudococcoides, one region includes:
- a CDS encoding DUF3781 domain-containing protein, which yields MEKEIKNALLENLDKLHTTEMGVVRIKRNLSLDTDLVVEWCKTKIQSPRASVTRKGKNWYVSIDGCVITVNANSWTIITAHREKRGGHN from the coding sequence ATGGAGAAAGAGATAAAGAATGCCTTGCTTGAAAACCTGGACAAATTACATACAACAGAAATGGGTGTTGTACGGATCAAAAGGAATCTTTCACTGGACACGGATCTGGTGGTGGAATGGTGCAAAACAAAAATACAATCACCACGTGCCAGTGTCACAAGAAAAGGAAAAAATTGGTATGTGAGTATAGATGGCTGTGTGATAACTGTAAATGCCAATAGCTGGACGATCATAACAGCACACAGGGAAAAGCGCGGAGGGCACAATTAA
- a CDS encoding ABC transporter ATP-binding protein: MQEVIKVRQLTKSYGELTAVDNINLSAARGMVFGLLGANGAGKSTTIECILGTKKADQGVVRILGTDPLKDRKKLFEKVGVQFQESSYQEQITVAELCRVTASLYKKSADPFELLARFGIADKRKSLVKDLSGGQKQRLFIVLALIPNPEVVFLDELTTGLDAKARREVWKILSDLKEKGLTIFLTSHFMDEVEALCDCICILREGKIVFYGTVSEAVEKSPYEKFEDAYLWYTDEEEQNNENI; the protein is encoded by the coding sequence ATGCAGGAAGTGATCAAAGTCAGGCAGCTTACAAAATCTTACGGTGAACTGACCGCAGTCGACAACATAAATTTATCGGCTGCCAGGGGGATGGTTTTTGGCCTGCTCGGGGCCAATGGCGCGGGAAAATCCACCACAATTGAATGTATTCTGGGTACGAAAAAGGCTGACCAGGGGGTTGTCCGTATTTTAGGGACAGACCCCTTGAAAGACCGGAAAAAACTTTTTGAGAAGGTGGGGGTTCAGTTTCAGGAGAGCAGCTATCAGGAGCAGATCACAGTGGCGGAGCTTTGCCGGGTGACGGCCTCTTTATACAAAAAATCTGCGGATCCCTTTGAACTGCTTGCAAGGTTCGGGATTGCGGATAAAAGGAAAAGTCTTGTCAAGGATCTATCCGGCGGGCAGAAACAGCGTCTGTTCATTGTTCTGGCACTGATACCCAATCCAGAAGTGGTATTTTTAGATGAACTGACTACCGGACTGGATGCAAAGGCGCGCCGGGAGGTCTGGAAGATCCTTTCAGACCTTAAGGAAAAAGGGTTGACTATTTTTTTGACCTCACATTTCATGGATGAGGTGGAAGCTTTATGTGACTGCATCTGCATTCTGCGGGAGGGGAAAATCGTTTTTTACGGCACGGTTTCTGAGGCTGTAGAAAAAAGCCCATATGAGAAATTTGAGGATGCTTATCTTTGGTACACAGACGAGGAGGAACAGAACAATGAAAACATTTAA
- a CDS encoding helix-turn-helix domain-containing protein produces the protein MGNISVKEICEYSCVSQRQMERLFLQNIGMSIKRTAGLIRYQNVWRDVVKQERFDVQDAVYRYGFSDQSHLLNQFKRFHGVTPEQAKKIALINR, from the coding sequence ATGGGCAATATTTCTGTAAAAGAGATTTGCGAGTACAGTTGTGTGAGCCAGAGGCAGATGGAACGTCTTTTTCTGCAGAATATCGGCATGTCCATTAAGCGGACCGCGGGCCTCATACGATATCAGAATGTATGGCGAGATGTGGTAAAGCAGGAGCGGTTTGATGTACAGGATGCGGTATACCGCTACGGATTTTCAGATCAATCCCATTTGTTAAATCAGTTTAAACGATTTCACGGGGTTACACCGGAACAGGCAAAAAAGATTGCTCTCATAAACCGTTAG
- a CDS encoding ATP-binding cassette domain-containing protein, giving the protein MSHKEKIIIQGLKQNNLKNVSLEIPKEKIVVFTGVSGSGKSSIVFDTIAAESQRQMNETYTAFIRGRLPKYKKPRVDFIDNLTASVIIDQSRLGGNARSTVGTISDMYSALRLLFSRIGEPYVGTASYFSFNNPNGMCPECSGIGKILDLDMDQVLAPDKSWNESMVELPAFHAGNWYWKQYTQSGLFDLDKKWKDYSEKERNLLLYGAYERGQEQVNKKIEGIYNHLNRLLIKRDLSNSSDRSLLRLKKLVKERECPVCRGKRLNKAALSCRVNGYRIDEMCDMEFTKLCTILQAITDPRGQAIVNTLTSSLTRMIDIGLPYLSMNRESTTLSGGEAQRLKLVRYMGSSLTGMTYIFDEPSTGMHPRDVHRMTKLLQSLRNRGNTVLVVEHDKDVISVADEVIDVGPLAGRNGGQILYQGSYEGLLHSKTLTGNAMLEYIPIKPNPRKASQFLPVRNADIHNLKQVSVDIPTNVLTVVTGVAGSGKSSLIRDVFAQQYADRVVLVDQSPITATGRSTPATFLGFFDDIRKLLAAENGVDASLFSFNSKGACPACKGKGIVVTELVFMDPVTTVCEVCEGSRYSGEALSYRFKGKNILDILNMTAEEAAEFFQENKKIRRQLQAMIEVGLSYLTLGQPLSTLSGGERQRVKLAKHLDKKGNIYLLDEPTTGLHASDVKNIMRLLDGFVKRGSTVIVIEHNLDVMKQADYIIDVGPDGGTSGGRIVFTGTPQEMADSADTITARYLRKSLEH; this is encoded by the coding sequence ATGTCTCATAAAGAAAAAATCATCATCCAGGGGTTGAAGCAGAATAACTTAAAAAATGTATCTTTAGAAATACCCAAAGAAAAAATCGTTGTCTTTACAGGTGTTTCCGGTTCCGGCAAGTCCAGTATTGTATTTGATACCATAGCAGCCGAAAGCCAGAGGCAGATGAATGAGACCTACACGGCATTTATCCGCGGCAGACTGCCCAAATACAAAAAACCGAGGGTGGATTTTATAGACAATCTCACCGCATCTGTCATTATAGACCAGTCAAGACTGGGGGGAAACGCCCGGTCCACAGTTGGGACCATCAGTGATATGTATTCCGCCCTGCGTCTGCTCTTTTCCCGGATCGGAGAACCTTACGTGGGGACAGCGTCCTACTTCTCCTTTAATAATCCCAACGGAATGTGTCCGGAATGCTCCGGTATCGGCAAGATCCTGGATTTGGATATGGATCAGGTCCTGGCTCCGGATAAAAGCTGGAATGAAAGTATGGTAGAACTTCCAGCATTCCATGCAGGGAATTGGTATTGGAAACAATATACCCAGAGCGGGCTGTTTGATCTGGATAAAAAATGGAAGGACTACTCTGAAAAAGAGAGAAATCTTCTGCTATATGGCGCATATGAGCGAGGCCAGGAACAAGTAAATAAAAAGATAGAAGGGATTTACAACCACCTGAACCGGCTGCTTATCAAACGGGATCTGTCAAACTCCAGTGACCGCTCCCTTCTCCGTCTGAAGAAACTGGTAAAAGAGCGGGAATGCCCTGTCTGCCGTGGAAAGCGGCTGAATAAAGCCGCGCTCTCCTGTCGGGTGAACGGATACCGCATTGACGAAATGTGTGATATGGAATTCACAAAACTCTGCACTATCCTGCAGGCGATCACCGATCCCAGAGGGCAGGCTATTGTCAACACCCTGACGTCTTCCCTGACCCGCATGATTGATATCGGACTTCCCTATCTCAGCATGAACCGGGAATCCACTACCCTGTCAGGAGGGGAAGCACAGCGTCTGAAACTGGTCCGCTATATGGGCAGCTCCCTCACAGGCATGACTTACATTTTTGATGAACCGAGTACCGGAATGCATCCACGGGATGTCCACCGTATGACTAAACTGCTGCAGAGCCTGCGAAATAGAGGGAACACCGTCCTTGTGGTGGAGCATGACAAGGATGTTATCTCCGTTGCGGATGAGGTGATTGATGTAGGCCCACTGGCAGGCAGAAACGGCGGACAGATTTTGTATCAGGGCAGTTATGAAGGGCTGCTCCACTCCAAAACACTGACGGGGAACGCCATGCTGGAATATATCCCCATCAAACCAAACCCCAGAAAAGCCAGCCAGTTCCTGCCGGTAAGAAACGCAGATATTCACAATCTGAAACAAGTCTCTGTTGATATCCCAACCAATGTGCTGACTGTTGTCACCGGTGTGGCCGGCTCCGGCAAGTCCAGCCTGATCCGCGATGTGTTCGCACAGCAGTATGCGGACCGAGTGGTCCTGGTGGACCAGTCTCCTATCACAGCCACCGGCCGTTCCACACCGGCAACGTTTTTGGGGTTCTTTGACGATATCCGCAAACTGCTGGCAGCAGAAAACGGAGTAGATGCCTCCCTCTTTTCATTTAACAGCAAAGGCGCCTGCCCCGCCTGCAAAGGAAAGGGTATCGTTGTAACAGAACTGGTCTTTATGGACCCTGTCACTACAGTGTGCGAAGTCTGTGAGGGCAGCCGGTACAGCGGGGAAGCATTGTCTTACCGGTTTAAAGGTAAAAATATTTTAGATATCCTGAACATGACTGCTGAGGAAGCTGCGGAGTTCTTCCAGGAAAACAAAAAAATCCGCAGACAACTCCAGGCCATGATTGAGGTGGGACTTTCCTACCTGACTCTCGGACAGCCTCTCTCCACGCTCTCCGGAGGTGAGCGTCAGAGGGTGAAACTGGCAAAACACCTGGACAAAAAAGGGAATATCTACCTTCTGGACGAACCCACAACAGGACTGCACGCCTCAGATGTAAAAAATATCATGAGACTTTTGGACGGATTTGTGAAGCGCGGCAGCACGGTCATTGTGATCGAACATAATCTGGATGTTATGAAACAGGCCGATTATATCATAGACGTGGGACCTGACGGCGGAACTTCCGGAGGCCGGATAGTCTTTACCGGTACCCCTCAGGAAATGGCGGACAGCGCGGACACCATTACAGCCAGATACCTCCGAAAATCTTTGGAACATTGA
- a CDS encoding winged helix-turn-helix transcriptional regulator, with protein sequence MKMRSDYTCPLELTHDMIRGKWKPLILWQLKKGACSPSALKKSIRGISQKMLLQHLHELLTCGVIKKTSSYGYPLKTDYFLTERGKKIYEAVSIMQSVGIDMMLEDNREDFLRDKGLL encoded by the coding sequence ATGAAAATGCGCAGTGATTATACTTGTCCGCTGGAATTGACCCATGACATGATCCGAGGAAAGTGGAAACCTCTTATTTTATGGCAGCTTAAAAAGGGTGCTTGTTCCCCCTCCGCACTAAAAAAATCCATCCGGGGAATCAGTCAGAAAATGCTGCTGCAGCATCTCCATGAACTTTTAACCTGTGGTGTGATCAAAAAAACATCCTCTTATGGTTATCCTTTAAAAACAGACTATTTCCTTACAGAACGGGGAAAAAAAATTTATGAAGCCGTCTCAATCATGCAGAGTGTAGGAATTGATATGATGCTTGAGGATAACCGGGAAGATTTTTTAAGGGATAAGGGACTGTTATAG
- a CDS encoding DUF3788 domain-containing protein — MYERMLNKQEEPTITQMTAFCGENAERFTLLNEWLSQTYGSAQKITFPYGNHYGWGIAHRKKQKLLCNIFAEDNAFTVMMRLSDKQFESVYSQVRKYTQDFIDNRYSCGDGGWIQYRVTCREQFEDIQKLLCVKCS; from the coding sequence ATGTATGAAAGAATGCTGAATAAACAGGAAGAGCCAACCATAACCCAAATGACTGCGTTCTGCGGTGAAAACGCAGAACGGTTTACTTTACTGAATGAGTGGCTATCCCAAACATATGGTTCTGCACAGAAGATCACGTTTCCCTATGGCAATCACTATGGCTGGGGAATCGCCCATAGAAAAAAGCAGAAACTGCTGTGTAATATTTTTGCAGAAGATAACGCATTCACCGTGATGATGAGATTATCTGATAAACAGTTTGAATCCGTATATAGCCAGGTGCGGAAATATACACAGGACTTTATTGATAACAGATATTCCTGCGGGGATGGCGGCTGGATCCAATACCGTGTAACATGCAGGGAACAATTTGAGGATATTCAAAAATTATTATGTGTCAAATGTTCATGA
- a CDS encoding CatB-related O-acetyltransferase yields the protein MTIPEKEIYPRTGDKQTIYLKSVITDPGITVGEYTMYNDFVHDPVLFEKNNVLYHYPINKDKLIIGKFCSIACGAKFLFNSANHTFRSLSTYPFPLFFEEWGLDKKNVTDSWDNKGDIVIGSDVWIGYEAVIMAGVTIGDGAVIGARAVVTKDVLPYTIVGGIPAKPIRKRFSEETISALLALKWWDWPKEKIAQKIEAIQSGCAEQLRENNQ from the coding sequence ATGACTATTCCGGAGAAAGAGATTTATCCCCGCACAGGAGATAAACAGACTATTTATTTAAAAAGTGTGATCACAGACCCTGGCATAACCGTGGGCGAATATACAATGTATAACGATTTTGTCCATGACCCGGTGCTGTTTGAAAAGAATAACGTATTATATCATTATCCGATAAACAAGGATAAACTGATCATCGGGAAATTCTGTTCGATTGCCTGTGGCGCGAAATTTCTGTTTAACAGCGCCAATCATACGTTCCGCTCTTTGTCAACTTATCCGTTTCCGCTTTTCTTTGAAGAGTGGGGGCTGGATAAAAAGAATGTGACGGATTCCTGGGACAACAAAGGAGATATTGTGATCGGCAGTGACGTGTGGATCGGTTACGAGGCTGTGATCATGGCAGGTGTCACCATTGGAGACGGGGCAGTTATAGGAGCCCGTGCGGTTGTGACTAAGGATGTTTTGCCCTATACAATTGTGGGAGGGATACCTGCGAAGCCCATAAGAAAGCGCTTTTCAGAGGAAACCATTTCGGCACTGCTTGCACTCAAGTGGTGGGACTGGCCAAAAGAAAAGATCGCGCAGAAGATAGAAGCGATTCAATCCGGCTGTGCAGAACAGCTTCGTGAAAACAATCAGTAA
- a CDS encoding serine hydrolase domain-containing protein: protein MNQEKITELEKVINKDHSNIGGMVVLKNGETLYEKYFNGCTADCRIHVYSVTKSILSVLVGIAMDQGYIKSVSQKVLDFFPDYTVKKGEKTIQNITLEHLLTMTAPYKYKFAPYIKYFTSDNFVKFTLNLLGGRGQIGDFCYTPLIGPDILSGILSNSTGRSVFDFASENLFSPLGIAVARSLTFQSKEEQMAFNTSTNISGWASDPAGNNTGGWGLSLSPVDMAKIGQLYLNGGVWNGKQIVSKSWTEESTKEHSRWEKCSLPYGYLWWISGDTEQGFSAMGDGGNVIYVNTHREMVVSIASLFTKNVKDRIAFIKDYVEPAFDKNFS, encoded by the coding sequence ATGAATCAGGAAAAGATAACAGAACTGGAAAAAGTCATAAACAAAGATCACAGCAATATCGGGGGCATGGTTGTCCTAAAAAACGGAGAAACCTTATATGAGAAGTATTTTAACGGATGCACTGCTGACTGCCGTATACATGTGTACTCCGTTACAAAAAGTATCCTTTCGGTATTGGTCGGAATTGCCATGGACCAGGGATATATCAAAAGTGTCAGTCAAAAAGTGCTGGATTTCTTCCCGGACTACACCGTGAAAAAAGGAGAAAAAACCATACAAAATATTACACTGGAACATCTGCTGACCATGACAGCACCTTACAAATATAAGTTCGCGCCTTATATAAAATATTTTACCAGTGACAATTTTGTCAAATTCACGCTCAATCTATTGGGAGGCCGGGGGCAGATTGGGGACTTTTGTTATACTCCCCTTATCGGACCCGATATCTTATCCGGCATCCTTTCCAATTCCACCGGCCGGTCTGTATTTGATTTCGCGTCAGAGAATTTATTTTCTCCCCTGGGAATTGCCGTTGCGCGCAGTTTAACGTTTCAAAGTAAAGAGGAGCAGATGGCATTCAATACGTCCACAAATATCAGCGGCTGGGCCTCCGACCCGGCCGGGAACAATACAGGGGGCTGGGGACTTTCGCTTTCACCTGTGGATATGGCAAAAATAGGGCAGTTATACTTAAATGGCGGAGTGTGGAACGGAAAACAAATTGTATCCAAAAGCTGGACAGAGGAGAGCACAAAAGAACACAGCCGATGGGAAAAATGCAGTCTTCCTTATGGATATTTATGGTGGATATCCGGGGATACGGAGCAAGGATTTTCTGCTATGGGAGATGGGGGAAATGTTATTTATGTGAATACGCACAGGGAGATGGTGGTTTCCATTGCTTCTCTTTTTACGAAGAATGTTAAAGACCGGATCGCTTTTATCAAAGATTATGTGGAACCTGCCTTTGACAAAAATTTCTCTTGA
- a CDS encoding MerR family transcriptional regulator → MKTYKTLEIAQLIGIHPNTVRMYEDLELIPKPERQPNGYRVFTDVHVEQFRLARLAFQIEVLQNGLRKKIVRMVKTSAAGDYDTALKLTQEYLMQVREEIANAEEAIVIAKQILDGRTEENIHAMKRKEVSEYLKISMDTLRNWEMNGLLTVRRKRNGYRVYSDEDIKRLKIIRSLRCANYSLEAILTMLVQLSQDPEMDIKKALDTPREDTEIIAVCDKLVTSLMAAMDNAEKMILKLKDMKSRFS, encoded by the coding sequence ATGAAAACATATAAAACTTTAGAAATTGCACAACTCATTGGCATTCATCCCAACACGGTTCGTATGTATGAAGATTTGGAGTTGATTCCAAAACCAGAGAGACAGCCAAATGGTTACAGGGTTTTTACAGATGTTCATGTAGAACAATTCCGGCTTGCACGCCTTGCGTTTCAGATTGAGGTGCTGCAAAACGGACTGCGGAAAAAAATTGTGCGTATGGTAAAAACATCCGCAGCAGGTGACTATGATACGGCTTTGAAGCTCACACAGGAATATCTGATGCAGGTCCGGGAGGAAATAGCCAATGCGGAGGAGGCCATTGTGATCGCAAAACAGATTTTAGACGGCCGGACGGAAGAAAACATCCACGCAATGAAAAGGAAAGAAGTATCCGAATACCTGAAAATTTCTATGGATACTTTGAGAAATTGGGAAATGAATGGCCTGCTGACTGTCCGGCGCAAGCGCAATGGGTATCGTGTTTATTCCGATGAAGATATAAAACGGCTAAAGATCATCCGTTCCCTGAGATGTGCCAATTATTCATTGGAGGCCATTTTGACAATGCTTGTTCAGTTATCCCAAGATCCTGAGATGGATATAAAAAAAGCACTGGACACACCAAGAGAAGATACAGAAATCATTGCCGTATGTGATAAACTGGTGACGTCCCTCATGGCTGCAATGGACAATGCGGAGAAAATGATTCTTAAACTAAAAGATATGAAAAGCAGATTTTCTTAA
- a CDS encoding ABC transporter permease: protein MKTFKTMLKTELSLSLRGMDMFIFAICVPIVVLVILGILYGDKPAYPGAEFTFLEQSFGAIATISICAGGVMGLPLVVSDYRSRHILKRYKVTPVSPSMILFVQVVIYTLYAVISFLLLYLTAAVFFGYEFRGSVLQFLGGYLLVLVSMFSIGMMVGGIAPNTKIAGVIASILYFPMLIFSGATLPYEVMPDTMQKAANVLPLTQGIKLLKAASLGESVDHVLISIILMAVIVIFCTVTAFRFFKWE, encoded by the coding sequence ATGAAAACATTTAAAACCATGTTAAAAACAGAACTGAGTTTGTCGCTGCGGGGAATGGATATGTTCATTTTTGCAATCTGTGTTCCAATTGTGGTATTGGTTATTCTGGGGATCCTATACGGGGATAAACCTGCCTATCCGGGCGCGGAATTTACTTTTCTGGAACAATCTTTTGGAGCCATTGCCACAATCTCTATCTGTGCCGGCGGTGTCATGGGACTGCCGTTGGTTGTCTCCGATTACCGCAGCAGACATATACTGAAGCGTTATAAAGTCACACCTGTGAGTCCCTCCATGATCTTATTTGTGCAGGTAGTCATCTATACCCTATATGCGGTGATCTCCTTTTTATTACTGTATCTTACGGCGGCAGTTTTCTTCGGATATGAATTTCGCGGGTCCGTGTTACAGTTTCTGGGAGGCTATCTTTTAGTGCTGGTATCCATGTTCAGCATTGGCATGATGGTGGGAGGTATTGCGCCTAATACGAAAATAGCAGGTGTGATCGCAAGTATATTGTATTTCCCCATGCTGATATTTTCCGGTGCAACGCTTCCCTATGAGGTCATGCCTGATACCATGCAGAAGGCGGCTAATGTGCTGCCTTTGACGCAGGGGATAAAACTACTGAAGGCAGCTTCTCTTGGAGAAAGTGTAGATCATGTACTGATTTCCATTATTCTTATGGCCGTGATTGTCATATTTTGTACCGTGACAGCATTTCGCTTTTTTAAATGGGAATAA
- a CDS encoding pyridoxamine 5'-phosphate oxidase family protein: protein MEINFKKLERVLSTAEVIYLSTSKNDRVSSRPVSPLNIGLRLYVRTSAASRKAKDMLSNPNIAVCVGNFYFTGKAKLLGSVFDDRNTEIKSAYILRYPDSFSDEDEFIKSDEVFFELLIENASEWIYEDGVPIGLAEQRS, encoded by the coding sequence ATGGAAATCAATTTCAAAAAATTAGAACGTGTATTGAGTACAGCAGAAGTCATCTATTTATCAACAAGTAAAAATGACAGGGTCTCGTCAAGACCCGTAAGTCCTTTAAATATAGGGCTGCGCTTATATGTAAGAACATCAGCGGCAAGCAGAAAAGCGAAAGATATGTTAAGTAATCCCAACATTGCAGTCTGCGTGGGGAATTTTTATTTTACGGGAAAAGCAAAACTGCTGGGGTCTGTCTTTGATGACAGAAATACGGAAATAAAATCAGCTTATATATTGCGATATCCGGATTCTTTTAGTGACGAAGATGAATTTATAAAATCAGACGAAGTATTTTTTGAACTATTGATCGAGAATGCGTCTGAATGGATTTATGAAGATGGTGTTCCGATCGGTTTAGCAGAACAGCGATCATAA
- a CDS encoding MerR family transcriptional regulator, with amino-acid sequence MLTIGEFSNICKVSAKTLRYYAEIGLIQPEEIDPENGYRYYSIDQLETMLFINRLKSYNFSLEEIKTIRNTEELQDEALCLALMKKEKEIEKQVREYQKTLEQLNQDISNLKQGNSIMSYMENINIRLTEVPEMYLISIRKMVHEYEFPEEYGKCYGQLFKKIKDKRLTPAAPPMVLFHSDEFSPFGLDTEFAVPVKEYATGTRNFCPGLCIKTVLHGSYTELPSVYAKQREWAEREGYEGSSLLYEVYITDPSRAASENELITEIYYLVKKKTL; translated from the coding sequence TTGTTAACCATCGGCGAATTTTCAAATATATGCAAGGTATCTGCTAAGACGCTCCGCTATTATGCGGAAATCGGGCTGATCCAACCTGAGGAGATCGATCCGGAAAATGGATATCGCTATTATTCCATAGATCAGCTGGAAACCATGCTGTTTATCAATCGTCTGAAATCCTATAATTTTTCTTTGGAGGAAATCAAAACCATACGAAACACGGAAGAATTACAGGACGAGGCACTTTGTCTGGCACTTATGAAAAAAGAAAAGGAAATTGAAAAACAGGTGCGGGAATACCAAAAGACACTGGAGCAGCTAAATCAGGATATCTCCAACTTAAAACAGGGAAACTCCATTATGTCTTATATGGAAAACATTAATATCCGGCTTACGGAAGTACCTGAAATGTACCTTATATCTATTCGCAAAATGGTACACGAGTATGAATTTCCCGAAGAATATGGAAAATGCTACGGACAATTATTTAAAAAAATAAAGGATAAAAGACTGACGCCTGCAGCTCCACCCATGGTCCTTTTCCACAGTGACGAATTCAGCCCCTTTGGTCTGGATACGGAATTTGCTGTCCCGGTGAAGGAATACGCCACGGGAACCAGGAATTTCTGCCCCGGTCTGTGTATAAAGACAGTCCTGCACGGCTCCTACACAGAACTGCCCTCCGTATATGCGAAACAGCGGGAATGGGCAGAAAGAGAGGGGTATGAAGGAAGCAGCCTTCTGTATGAAGTGTATATCACAGATCCCTCCCGGGCTGCATCAGAAAATGAGCTGATCACCGAAATATATTATCTTGTCAAAAAGAAGACATTATAA
- a CDS encoding methylated-DNA--[protein]-cysteine S-methyltransferase, whose protein sequence is MIYTTDYASPVGRILIAAKHEALIGLWIENQKYFFSSIKEETKTCHELAVLVQAKTWLDRYFGGEKPQTKELPLAPEGSEFRKRIWEILMEIPYGEVTTYGEIAEKVATRQGLDRMSAQAVGGAVGHNPISIIIPCHRVVGSNGSLTGYAGGIDKKIALLTHEGISMDEFFVPQKGTAL, encoded by the coding sequence ATGATATATACAACAGATTATGCCTCACCGGTTGGAAGGATTTTGATCGCTGCGAAACACGAAGCATTGATCGGTCTCTGGATAGAAAATCAAAAATATTTTTTCAGTTCCATCAAAGAGGAAACAAAGACATGTCATGAACTGGCAGTGCTTGTTCAGGCAAAAACCTGGCTGGACCGCTATTTTGGCGGAGAAAAGCCGCAAACCAAGGAATTACCCCTTGCGCCTGAAGGCAGTGAATTTCGGAAGAGGATATGGGAAATCCTCATGGAGATTCCATATGGCGAGGTCACTACCTATGGTGAGATAGCTGAAAAAGTGGCCACAAGGCAGGGCCTTGACAGAATGTCAGCGCAGGCAGTGGGCGGGGCGGTAGGACATAATCCCATTTCCATCATCATCCCCTGTCATCGTGTGGTCGGTTCCAATGGCAGTCTGACTGGGTATGCTGGCGGCATTGATAAAAAGATAGCACTGCTCACACATGAAGGTATATCCATGGATGAATTCTTTGTGCCACAAAAGGGGACTGCCCTGTAA